The Actinomyces sp. oral taxon 414 genome has a segment encoding these proteins:
- a CDS encoding carbohydrate kinase family protein, whose translation MTAPGRNGTALVIGEALVDVIINPGEPPRDVPGGSPANVALGLARLGRDAELDCWIGRDERGLAVREHLEASGVRLIPGSDDAERTSTAQATIDEEGGASYFFDLDWNPPFPTLPEDAAPVLVHTGSIAAILTPGSETVHRILEAYRATSTICYDPNARPQLMGEPEDARTTVEALISLSDLVKCSNEDIGWFYGVDDSDDAAVEEILQSWLAMGAAIVVVTRGKRGALALTASGVRLEVPANPDVVVEDTVGAGDSFMGGLEDGLWSEDLVGADRREALRAIDAEALERVVRHAAAIADITVSRSGANPPTRAELED comes from the coding sequence ATGACCGCACCCGGCCGCAATGGAACCGCACTCGTCATCGGCGAGGCCCTCGTCGACGTCATCATCAACCCCGGCGAGCCGCCCCGGGACGTCCCCGGCGGCTCCCCCGCCAATGTGGCGCTCGGCCTGGCGCGGCTGGGCCGCGACGCCGAGCTCGACTGCTGGATCGGGCGCGACGAGCGCGGCCTGGCCGTGCGCGAGCACCTGGAGGCCTCGGGCGTGCGCCTGATCCCCGGCTCCGACGACGCCGAGCGGACCTCGACGGCGCAGGCCACCATCGACGAGGAGGGCGGTGCCTCCTACTTCTTCGACCTCGACTGGAACCCGCCCTTCCCCACCCTGCCCGAGGATGCGGCCCCAGTCCTGGTCCACACCGGCTCCATCGCCGCGATCCTCACCCCCGGCTCCGAGACGGTCCACCGCATCCTGGAGGCCTACCGGGCCACCTCCACCATCTGCTACGACCCCAACGCCCGTCCGCAGCTCATGGGAGAGCCCGAGGACGCGCGCACCACCGTCGAGGCCCTCATCTCCCTGTCGGACCTGGTCAAGTGCTCCAACGAGGACATCGGCTGGTTCTACGGGGTGGACGACTCCGACGACGCCGCCGTGGAGGAGATCCTCCAGTCCTGGCTGGCGATGGGCGCCGCCATCGTCGTCGTCACCCGCGGCAAGAGGGGCGCGCTGGCCCTGACCGCCTCCGGCGTCCGCCTGGAGGTCCCGGCCAACCCCGACGTCGTCGTCGAGGACACGGTCGGCGCCGGCGACTCCTTCATGGGCGGCCTGGAGGACGGGCTGTGGAGCGAGGACCTCGTGGGGGCCGACCGCCGCGAGGCCCTGCGCGCCATCGACGCCGAGGCCCTGGAGCGGGTCGTGCGCCACGCCGCGGCCATCGCCGACATCACCGTCTCGCGGTCCGGCGCCAACCCGCCCACCCGCGCCGAGCTGGAGGACTGA